One genomic window of Candidatus Nitrosopumilus sediminis includes the following:
- a CDS encoding PUA domain-containing protein, which produces MKSNLISKSETSVLLKTVSERWGIEFPKIKNVKVHQILDDAQIITGSGIKILKVDDDYLPFLSETETLEKFPTVTVDMGAVKFMCKGANVMRPGIKKFTEFEKDKLVCIVEESQHKFLAVGKSLVASSELEKMEKGEVIKNIHYISDRFWETGKTIYD; this is translated from the coding sequence TTGAAATCTAACTTAATTTCAAAAAGTGAAACGTCTGTACTTTTAAAAACAGTTTCAGAGAGATGGGGCATAGAATTTCCCAAAATCAAAAATGTCAAAGTTCATCAAATTTTAGACGATGCACAAATTATCACAGGTAGTGGAATTAAAATTTTGAAAGTAGATGACGACTATCTTCCATTTTTGTCAGAGACTGAAACTTTAGAAAAATTCCCAACAGTAACTGTAGATATGGGAGCAGTAAAATTCATGTGTAAAGGAGCAAATGTGATGAGGCCAGGTATTAAAAAATTCACAGAATTTGAAAAAGATAAACTAGTTTGCATAGTAGAGGAATCTCAACATAAATTTCTGGCAGTCGGAAAATCATTGGTGGCAAGTTCAGAATTAGAAAAGATGGAAAAAGGAGAAGTAATTAAAAACATACACTATATCTCAGATAGATTCTGGGAAACAGGGAAAACAATTTACGATTAA